Genomic segment of Esox lucius isolate fEsoLuc1 chromosome 15, fEsoLuc1.pri, whole genome shotgun sequence:
AGGCCCTGGCAGCAATTGGCCAGCTCTGTATAGCCACGCCCACTGCCAGGTGAGGTAGGAGTGGTGTCAGAAGGTAGGCCGAGCAGGTGAAAGAACAGGGCTATGGAGACCTGGGCGTCCCTGGCTGCGTAGGTCATCTGGAGGTCACgggagaaggagggggagaaaaagTGGGTTATTTGGGAAAAAAAGCTGAATGGCAGATCCACTACTCTGTAATTAACATAACGTAATTGGCTCTGAACTGATTTGCCATTTTCAGTTGAAAACCTGGCCTTATACATACAACTGCCAGGGCACAGGATAACACAGAACCATATTATATAAAGAGATATATCCAACCAACAATaagaaaaatacagtaaaatacattaaagGAACACGTACAGACAGATCAGATGATTCAGCATGTGCACTGAACCTTCTCAGTGTGTTTTGAAGTATTTTATTCAACCCTTAATTTAATAGGCAAGTGGACTaggaaaacacacattcacttaAATGACCTGGGAACACCTGTGTTTTGATCAGGGacagaacagattttttttttaaactagcaACCGTTCAGTTATTATTTCAGCACGCTCTTACCTCAGGGCTACCTGGCACCTCTGGGGTGTCTATTGTATTTACTCCAGTCACACCACAAGGTATGGAAGTACCTGTTCCACAGTCAGCTGGTCCGCTTCCCAGTCACTGCAGCGAAGCTCCAAGGATTTATCCAGAGACACATTGAGAAGATCAGCAGCTAGAGACTTGAGGCTCAGGCCATTGCTCAGAACCGCCTGTCTGCACAGAAACATGCATCCAGGTTAAGAACGACTCGTCTTCACAAGAATACAGAGCCAGCGCTATTCAGGATTGACAAGAAATAGCCTAACAGTGTTGTGTGCGGAAAGTGAAAATGAGCACACGAATGTAGCTTTTACAGTGCACACACTCTCTAAGCAAATGTCAAATCATTGCCTTTTTACATGCGAGTTCCACTTCACAGACCCCAACTGAATTGAAGGGAGGCCACAGTTCGATGTGGCATGAATGTTATGCATTCAGCATCAGCATATAGCAGGGAGAAATGAAGGACTGAGACAACTACATTCCCGTAAGGCAGAAACACTTCGGTTTTCCATCCTCTACAAACGAGCGACCGGTTCAGAGTGGACACACCCAGAGCATCCAGAACCAGAGCCCGGTTCAGAGTGGACACACCCAGAGCATCCAGAACCAGAGCCCAGTTCAGAGTGGACACACCCAGAGCATCCAGAACCAGAGCCCGGTTCAGAGTGGACACACCCAGAGCATCCAGAACCAGAGCCCGGTTCAGAGTGGACACACCCAGAGCATCCAGAACCAGAGACATGCAACTGAAGCACATTTCAACCTTACATGCAGGGCTGGCCCTaagcataagcgacataagcggttgcttagggcccccgaccgcTAGGGGCCCCCGGACAGCTAGTGAGCCCCGGGCCGCTAGtggagagggggcccccaaaaggctaggacTGCTTACATGCAATCTCCAGTTCAGTACCTTTGTCGCAAGGCGAGGTACCTCAGGTCGAGCGTACACCCGAGAGCGAGGCCATAGTCACGGGTCAGGCGTTTTCCATCCTCATAGCAACCCACCCCTACCTTCAGGACATGAGGGTCTCTAAGGACCTATattgtaaaacaataaataaaaaaataccgTAAACAATCACAAAAACGAATGAGTCATCCATCCAAGGTCAGTTACAAGTGTGCTTTCCCTTTCACATTGGCAGAAGTCAAACCCACTACAGCGGCATTTAAACCACCATGCCCCACCAACACGGACACGATGGGCCCATACGCTACCTCCTTCAGGCTGAGAGGGAGGTCCTGCCAGGCCCCGCGGAATGGCCGCAGCCTCACCAGAACACACCGGCCGGAGTAGGTCGCCATCTGGAGCAGAGACACCGCTGACGTCCGGCCCTTGACCGACACCTGGGGGGGCAGACGGCCAGAGGGAAGGAGGCGACAAGacggagggaagagaggaggaggtcgCGTCAGGGATGAGAGGATCGGCTGGAGAGGATCAATGACACACGTTTTgtgaaaacaataaacaaattcTTACGCCCGGGCCCTCGCTTTGAGTCTTTACCCATTCACAGTCCAGCCCAAGGACCGGGTAGACGGCCAGCTCCTTCTGCAGCGTGGGCCACAGCTGCTCCCAATCCTCCTCACAGTGTACAGTCACCGGCTGGATCGCCAGGACCTGGTCAACAGAAGGCAGTAAAGACGCCTGGGGGAAGCCCAGACACTGCCCATCGGGTAGCTGTGACTGACAGGGTTTACATGGAATCTGAGGTTGGGACTCTGACACTGGCTTTTTACTCTCTACTACCACCGGCTCTGGTTCGACGGGGCACGGCTGTTCCACGGTTAAGGGACCAGAGATGACCCCAGCCGGACCCTTACGACCCTGAACAGGAAGCTGCTGCTTCTTCTTCTGGATCCTTAGTCGCCACAGCATCAGGCCTCCCAAGGTGGCCCCCAACAGGGTCACAACAGCAGCAGTTAGGGCGTTTTGCCTAGAAGACATCTTTAGGTTTCAAAGGTGCAGTGTCGGTTCGGGCTGGTTGGTTGTGTAGACAGGCGTAGGTAAGTGAGCCTGCACCCAATTTACAGAACAAATGTAAGTTTGCTCAGAGTGTTTGCATTGGGTAGAGAGAGATAGGCCAGTCTTTCCTTTGGTGGTGCCTAAATCCATGTAATGAGAAACGGCTGGACAGTAGGCTCTGCTCCTTTATTGAGGGCAGAGACCTCACTCTctagaaaataaacaacaaatagGCACGTTACATCAACCTGAATCTACATACACTGACTCCAACACACTGTCCACAGGCCACATCAAGAACAGCAACGCAGTACTGTGATTCACAATATCTATACGTCATCTATCAAAAACAGTAAATCACTTGTTTTCTAGTCGAACAATGCCACATGTTGTAAACGATGTTCGCTTCTTGCTTGACTGTATAGGACATGACAGCTGAGACAGCATTTTGCGTTGTTTACTACGGCAGTTGGCTAACTGGTGCTAAAAAAAAAGGAGGTTGTTTATGACATAAGAAATACTTGCCATCCGGGTTAAGGGGTCGGCTTAGCAGCAACTATGCACATTACTGATTGCTACCAGTATGTTCTGGAAAATCTTACGATTTGATTATTGACACCAATTTGGCTAGTGAGCCCACTGAACAGGCGAAATGCATGGCTAGGTATTTAGCTGAAAATTCCGAGCTAGCTAGTCATTTAGCACACAGCTGATGCTAACGACGGCGAGAGATGGCTAGCAAGAAGTAAACTAGCCACTTAGCTAGCTATATCGATTAAAGTGTAAAAAACCCTAGAGGGTCCTAAAGTAATGCACACGTCTAATGTTAGAATAGCAATTCGTTTGTTCGTCACGTTGCGGTGGTTGTCACTAGTGAGCAGGCGTTTGTTATCGTTTCCGCAAGTTTTTTTAGTGGAGTTTTAGCTTACTTGTACACTTCAGTAGCTTGGTAGCCATGCTAGCTAACTTTACTAGATGAAGATAGCCACGTTAGTTAACACATCCAATGTAAGCTTCATTAGTCAGTTCGTTAACCTACGTCAGTAACGTTAAACACCTTAGGTGTACAACTTCTTTGGACTAACAAATGCATTTAGTTTCTCACGACTTGCGTTTGCTTATTTTAAGCCTTGGCTACCTACCTTGGCGTTTCATATCAACATCATAACGCAACACTACTTGCATGCACATGTCCACTTGTTTTTAGAGGTGATGTATACTGCTTCCGGCTCTATTTATCATGATCCGAATAGGGTTTTGAAAGTAGAAGCCCTACCATTTCAGTTATACacatatattataataaatataatcagAATGAGcccaataatttttttgttgacaaaagCAGTCCTAAGAAGCATACAATTCAGAAATTGGAACCATATGATGGGATAGGTCAGACATGTCGGCTAACAACGGTTTGTCGATGCTGTGATGATCTGAATTTGAAATATGCATCTGCACTCTATATTTATTCGCTAGCTTGCCAGACAGCAACCTAGCTTTAGAGGAATGATTCCACACATTTGCGAAATTAATTATCTGCTTCACAATGACAGCATTCCATTCATTGGAGTCGGTCATCACTTAGAAGTTCTAAATGCAATAAGTACTGATGTTATATACCAGCAATTACAgctttcaattaaaaaaagaggCATGAAACCTGTATAATCTGTATTTATAATtatccaaaaatattttaagttgGCATTAATTCATTTGGACAATTTCTGACAAACAACATCAGAAGGATAATTAGAGATACTGCCATTCATTTCTATTAGGCTGGTTTAGATTTCTTCATagatttcaaatattatttagcGGATGCTTTGATCCAGATTAGTAAAGTTGCcatcaaagtatttttttaagaaactgAACAATATGGCTGGAAATGGGTGATAATGACACAGCCTCCAGTCATTTAATAACATCACTACATAAAGATGTTAGCCATAATGGTCCTAAACCTTTCTCTAGCAGGGGCTCCCAATGTTAGTATGGAGACATGAAGATCTCGTTGATATTTGGACAGATCTCCGCTGTGATGGGCTACCAGGGACTTTGTCTAGAAGGTGTGaaagttacataaaaaaaaccaattcattaaaacatttgtaatgtaGGGAGTGCTTGGGTCCCATGGGCCTGTGCTTCTTTTCTATTCCGGGAACAGAAATCTGGGTCCTCAGTGGCACAGCGGTCAAATCAATGCCTTGCAGTTAGCTGTCTCATTATGATAACAGGGTTCAAAAACAGCTTGTGACTTAACTCAGAGGTCCAGTTGAGGGTAGTTAAAATTTAGTGTTTAGTAAACTATTGTTGTTGCCTTGCCTCATTGCGCTCTAGCAACTTCTTGTGTGAGCACAGTTGAGGTAGAAGGCCAGGGAAAACCTTTCTTCGGGTGCATAAGGATTCTGGTGTAGACGTCCAGGTTGAGTAAGCAGTGTGATGAGGAAAACACAATGGGCTAATTTCACAAATGTTATGAGTCATTCCTCTTAAGCTAGCTTGCTGTCTGGCAATTTTCTTATGTTTTAATGCAAATACTCTACATACGGCACCTTTAATTAATAATTCTCTCTGAGAAAAAAACCTCCTTTTAATATATATGTTGCTGTATATATTGCTGAGTAAGTATTTTTTAGTTCAGTTGCTATCTTAAAACATGGAAACTACTAGCAGCAGAGTCatcataaatacattaaaaaacagaataaagAATTCTCCCAGAGCTCTTTTTCCTCTATCACCAACAATTTATTCAATAATTTTAGCTTCAATTGTTCTGAAAGAAGTGGAATAAAGTAatgaaataattacaaaatggaaaataaaaactagATCAGATAACAGATCATATTCACaggataataaaaacaaaaaaacatgacatgtGAGATTGAGAAACAGAacgagtcccaaatggcaacttAGTCCCTATAGTGGACCCTGATGAAAGGAATATCACTATGTAGGGCATAGGGATCCATTTGGGACAGCATGGGGATGCAGACGAACAGATCCACCCATCAGGTCTCCCTGCAAACAGCAGGGGTGTATCCATTTTGCTGATCCTGTTACGAACAAACCATTTTGCAACAAAAACAAGAGGTTCTGTAGCACAAACTCAAGTGTCGTTGGAATGAATGAACCCAGAACATACGGTCAGAACCACAGTTAGACTGAAGTGGTGTGGACCACACCATCCTGCTACAGATAAAGTTGCGCCATTCAGGTGACCTTCCCACAAACTCCCTGGTTTTCCAGAGATCCCAGCCAGACTGGTATTCCACAGATCTACTGTATGTTACCTTGAAGTTGGCAGATTCTTCACACCAGGATGGATTTAGGAAAACAACAGAATTTAggtcagaggtgtcaaactggttccatggagggctaAGAGTCTGCTGGTTTTCACTCTCATTTTGTACTTGATTGAATAATTAGGTCAGTAATTGGTTAGGAACCAATTTAtcggaaaaaactaaaatctgcAGACACccagccctccgtggaaccggtttgacacccctggtttaGGTGAAGATACCAGACTTGAACACTTGTTGTTAAAGTTACTGTAGCAAGAACCGTGACTCAACAAATTAATACAAACCCACAGCCACACAACCCCTGATCATCATTCACCACTGTGGCCAAATGATCAACTACTATATAGTGCTtgtgcaaataaaatgtgagaTCAATCAATTGATCAACGccattaaaacattatatttgaaGGAGGAAAGAAATTAATTGTGAGATGACTGTCTATagtgttaaaatacaaaaaagacaATGAACGTTAccacaaaaataaaagacaatgagGATGCAAGACAGACGATGTAGTTGAGCACAACTGAGTACTAACGAGTACTAGACTATTAAAATCATAGTAAGGAGACCAGAGAGCGCAGAGCATTGATAGCCGAGGCAATCTGAGGGGCATTCAATAGTCGAACAACCTGGCAAAATGTTTCTCACCATTTCATCTAAACAGATAAcgctttgcaaaaaaaaaaaaaaaaatagagttTCTATGAGACGTATTCAGGTAGTTCCACTTGATTCAGTTTGGTTGCCAGTGAATCCACCCATGGGAAACTCCACAAAACCACCACTACCGTTGTGGTTCCACGCTGATTGTTGCTGCAATGATGACTTCCTATTTACAGTGAGGTGACATCCAATCCCAGGAAGCAAAAAAATGGCAGTGAGACCGAATTCcgtaaaaagaaataaaacaactgtCGCTTCAACGCACACACTCTTCGTAGAACTCAGCAGCGCCGCCACGGGGTGCTGCCATGTACGCGATTATAGTCTTTACAGTTATATCTTTTATGTATAATATATGGTCATTTCTGGTATACACATCGCAAAACCACTCATTGCCATTGTCGCTAGCTAGCCTCTGTGCCTTTGGCAAAGATTACTTACATCTcttttgctatttaaaatatACCTTAATGcataaaaataaagattttggCATTCTCTCACTTCTGATTTTGAAGTTTTAGATGAGAAGCTCTGGTCTGGAAGCTCTGTCCCCTTTCAGTGCTGCAGTCCTTCAGCCTGCCAGatggccgggggggggggggggaatcatAGTCCGGCCACCCAGGGGGCGCTGCGAGCTggaccaggaggagagggaggaggtggggcaAGGGGGACAGAGCAGGAGCTGCGTCTTCGGGTGGTGGTTTGAGCAGGCTGGGAGGGCTCAGGGGATAGGGTCAGTCTGAAGGCCTTGACGTCTTCCTCCCTGCTGACAGGTCCACCATCCACCGCCCTAACCCCTGCTCTTCCTCTCCAGTCCGGTCCTCCATTAAGCCTGACCGGgccggtggggggggggcggaggagGGGGCTTTGCCTTCTCTCTGCCGTCTCTAACCAATTTGTACAATCAACAGAAGTGCCTTCCTGGCTccgcctcctcctctcccagtcTCTACAGCTGGATCTCAAAGGTCTGGTGCAGCTCGGTGGAAAAGGGGTTGGTGGGCGACGGAGTGGTGCGCTGGCGGGAGCGGCTTTCCAGGGCCGCCCACTTGGCCTCGAAGGGGTCGGCAGCAGGCTGGGGGGGGAGCGGCGGCGccggagaggatggaggcggcagggagggaggggcccAGCCGTCACCCGCCACGCCGTTAAAGGCTAAGCTCCCATTGGGCGGCTGAAGGGGGACCTGTGGAGGGTTAATGAAGGGGACGCCCACGGCGTGCTGGGCGGGGTCGTACTGGGTCACGGGGTACGCCTGGGGCTGCGTGGCCGAACCGAACACGTTGGCCACCATCTGGGAGGGGGTGATCCCCACCACAGGCACACTCGGCTGGCCGTAGGATAGCCCATTGGACATGGGGTAGGGGGCCGGAGTCTGGTAGGACGGCTGGCGAGGGGGCAGCAGAGGAACGGCAAGGGGAACGGCGGGCATGAAGGCCACTGGGGCAGCCGACGCCACGGGCATGGGGGCGGGGAAGGGAGTGGCAGAGAATGCCGGGGGGTTTGGGGCCAGGAGGTTTTGGGAGGTGTGTGAGGACGCGGGTTGCGGAGCGCGGACAGACTTGGTGACCTCTTCCAGCCAGCGGTCAGCCTCAGACGGTGTGCGGCGGTGGGAGTGGTGAGATGGGGAAGCCGCGGCGGAGGGTGGAGCTACAATCACTGGTGTGGTCCAATCACCACCTGGTGGAGAgcacaagacacacacagacaggcagacacacagaaatgtcaaatgatcaccagtcaaaggtttggacagtcacccattcacttgaatggttAAGTGTGTCAACATTTCGGATTCATATTTGAAgtgcaaatgaattacaatcAGTTTCTCTAGATTGCCTTGTGAAAGATGGCTTTTTACAACTTAGATAGTCATTTTGGCAATATTACTGTAGTGGCACTTCTTTTCATTCTTCACCATCGTAACTGTACCAGGTTCAGATGATTAATTGGAAAACACAAACTTATAATGTCCAACGCACGGTCAAAAAACTCCCAAACAAACCAAAGCTACGTCCACTCTAAGCTATTACTACACACTCGCATCATATTTATATATTCGGAAGTAATTTATACATTACTAAATTCAGAATTTTAACTAACACAAACCTTACAAATTATAATGAAATTATCATGACCAATTCTTAATTGATTTGAACTAAATTAGTATTATTAATCAACTAGTTCCTCATTGGTTCTTACAATtacaaactttcaagtgtcagTCTGACTAGCCCAGCTAGGAGATCCCTGGCAAGGAGATCATTCCTTCAAAAAGGTGCATTGAAGTGATTGTGATGGAAGAGATGTGCGTATATTTGGACACTCCAGGTGCTGACCAGACAGCAGTGTGTGGCGGAAACTCCACCCAACTCTGGTCTCAGCCTGTATTCAGAAAGTGTCTCACAGTAGTGAGTGATGATCAGCGCGTCCCTTTATGTGCCGACAGGAAGCTGACCGTCATTACTCCCACTGTGAAAGGCTTCATGAACACAGCTGTGGTCAGGTGCTTCAGTCCTCACCTGGGTGTGTGGAGGAGGACGAGGCGGGGGCCTCGGCCCAGGGGTTAGTGTCCCGGGCAGGCAGGGGAGGGGCCATTGCTGGGTGGTTGGCAGTGGAGGGATGGAATAGCGGCTCAGAGCCGTTCACTACAGCAGAGCGAGGAGCAAACAGGGTGGCGGATAAGAGCGAGCTTGTTGTCGTGGTTCTGGTAGTGCAGGCAAGCATGTCCTGGTTGTCTGCAGAGATGGTAGTATTGGATGTGAAGAACATTAATGGGCATGCAAGTAATGGACAAGTGTCTTGTACACTTCATAGTGCGTCAGTGAGCCAGACAGGCTTAAGTGAATAGGAACACATTCACATCAGGCgacggagacagacaggcgacggagacagacaggcgacggagacagacaggcgacggagacagacaggcgacggagacagacaggcgacggagacagacaggcagtgttATTTTGCGTCTCCCAGGTCGGTGTCATGGTTACCTGGCTGAGCTCCGGCCGGCGCTCCTGGGGACTGGGGGGAGGAGGCCGGTCGAGGCATGGGGGCCTGGGAGAACGGATCTTCGGGAGGCCCACTGAAGGCTGAGGTGATCTGGGTACACAACGAGCTGATGCTGTCTCCCTCACCTTCCAGCTCCGGGACTGGGGAAACATTAAGGAGGTTTTTTATATATTGTGCAGTCGGTGCGCATTGAGAACCAAGCAGACCCATTTCTACCGCGCTGGACCGCACTGAACGCCTGAAGGTTAAAGgtcacacaacaacacactgatgGAACAGAGGGACAGCTGAGAGGAACAGAGGGTGCGAACTCTTGACTCACCCGTGTTCTTCATGGGGAAGTCAGACTTGCGCTGCATGGTGGAAGGCAGCTCGTTCATTCTGAGCGACAGCTGCCGTTTGAAGGGAGAGGACTTGTTGTTGAGGGCAGGGAACCCTCTGAAGGAGCCCTGTCTGGCCAGGGTCTCCACGGGGGCGTGTCTGCGGGGGATTACCTGGGGGCCGTGGGTGCTCGGCcccaggggaggggaggaggagggaggggatggAGGCCCGGTTAGGGGGGTCACAGCCTGGTTCACCACGCCAACACTGGGGCCCGAGGTCACAGGGACGGAGGAGTTGACATGGTTCTCCGCTGTCAGAGGGGGAACAGTGTCAGGGGACAGCACTGGGTGCACCATGCTGACGCAGGGCTATGAGGAGggagacacccacacacctttCTTGTCCTGTAACTGCCTCATGACCTCCTCTCGCTCGGCGGCTTCGGTTGCCGTGGTGACTCGGAACGATCCCTCCCTGGTGAAGGTGGTTCTGTTGGCGTCGAACGTTGCCGTGACGCCGCACTCTTTCTCCCGCTTCTGTTTCCTCTCCAGACAGGCGGCAAAGGCACAGCCTACCGCGTGGCTCAGACGTTCCCCCTTGAACACGTTAATAACACGTTCATAACATGTTAATAAAACGTTAACACAACCCGCCACCTGGCTCAGACGGTCCCTGGTTCAGGGTCTAATCAGTCATCACTAATTTGGTCAAATCAGACCCTCACTCCTAACAACTTGTTCGAATGCTTTGCCAAATCTCAGAGGGTGACTTCCAGAGAGCGGCAAAGAGATAAACAAGCCTGTGAACTTGAGACTTGAATAATGCAATTGTTCCACTTTTAAAGGAGCGGTTAACCCAATGTTGCAATCctgttaaaaagaaaaaaatctgtactttgaCTGGTACAATAATCACCACAAAAGTGTTCTCACAAACACGCATTAGTAATGTTGTTCCAAGCATCCATCCCCTTGGGTAAAATTAGTACACCATTTTTGCTCTGACCTGGGGAAAAGGCTACTCACTAATTTAGGAGGTATGCCCTCTATTTGATTTGAAAGCCAAATTAAATGCTTGCGTCATATAGGATGTGTAAACGTTCTGAAGTGTGAAATTGCGCAAGCTCCGAAATAAACTGGTTGCCTTGTGGTATTCCTCTTTGCTCATGGCTGAATCATTGCACACTTGCTCAATCATTTTGGTCTGATCTAAATTTGAACATGATAATGGAGGGCCAAGAGGCAACTCTGCTGTTGAGAGATTACAGCATGATGGGTTAGTACATCAAGGCTCTCACTAAATCCACGGCATATTAATTTAGGTTGGGGTTGGGGCCTGGGTTCAGGTAAGCGGGTCAAGGTTTAGGGTGTCCTACCGAGTCCTTAATGGCCATGAAGCAGTGACAGATCCATCTTCTGGTGGTTCCATCTCTACAGATGTAGGAGAAGGCTCGCTCAAAGTTCCGGTCCGGAGCGCAGAATGATACCTTCTCTATCGTCTGATCTAGTATCAGGTCCTACAGGGGCAGACAATATAGTTCATACATTACCATACCGACATGACTGTTGAAACTTCCTTGTCACATTACCCTGTTATAGCTGTCTGTCAACACAGAATGACATTACACTGTCATTAATACATTATCGCATTACTCAATAATTTATCACTGAATTATCATATTAACCTGTCCGTTATTACTACATCATCACAAACATCCTATGCACCTCCTGTTCATACTACTTCAGACTCAAAGTCCATTTGAGTGATCTTACCTGGATCATGAGTGCAAGTTTGGAGTGTTAATTGTTTGGTTATGCGGCAAGATTAGTTCACATGTAATAACGCCTCTATCCAGTAGGTGGCAGCTAAACATAGTTTAAAATGGACACGCTCTATTAATAGTCCATGAAGGAGTTTCTAAATTAGCTCA
This window contains:
- the numb gene encoding protein numb homolog isoform X3 → MNKLRQSFRRKKDVYVPESSRPHQWQTDEEAVRSGKCSFAVKYLGHVEVEESRGMHICEDAVKRLKTDRKFFKGFFTKAGKKAVRAVLWVSADGLRVVDDKTKDLILDQTIEKVSFCAPDRNFERAFSYICRDGTTRRWICHCFMAIKDSGERLSHAVGCAFAACLERKQKREKECGVTATFDANRTTFTREGSFRVTTATEAAEREEVMRQLQDKKAENHVNSSVPVTSGPSVGVVNQAVTPLTGPPSPPSSSPPLGPSTHGPQVIPRRHAPVETLARQGSFRGFPALNNKSSPFKRQLSLRMNELPSTMQRKSDFPMKNTVPELEGEGDSISSLCTQITSAFSGPPEDPFSQAPMPRPASSPQSPGAPAGAQPVNGSEPLFHPSTANHPAMAPPLPARDTNPWAEAPASSSSTHPGGDWTTPVIVAPPSAAASPSHHSHRRTPSEADRWLEEVTKSVRAPQPASSHTSQNLLAPNPPAFSATPFPAPMPVASAAPVAFMPAVPLAVPLLPPRQPSYQTPAPYPMSNGLSYGQPSVPVVGITPSQMVANVFGSATQPQAYPVTQYDPAQHAVGVPFINPPQVPLQPPNGSLAFNGVAGDGWAPPSLPPPSSPAPPLPPQPAADPFEAKWAALESRSRQRTTPSPTNPFSTELHQTFEIQL
- the numb gene encoding protein numb homolog isoform X4, translating into MNKLRQSFRRKKDVYVPESSRPHQWQTDEEAVRSGKCSFAVKYLGHVEVEESRGMHICEDAVKRLKTAGKKAVRAVLWVSADGLRVVDDKTKDLILDQTIEKVSFCAPDRNFERAFSYICRDGTTRRWICHCFMAIKDSGERLSHAVGCAFAACLERKQKREKECGVTATFDANRTTFTREGSFRVTTATEAAEREEVMRQLQDKKAENHVNSSVPVTSGPSVGVVNQAVTPLTGPPSPPSSSPPLGPSTHGPQVIPRRHAPVETLARQGSFRGFPALNNKSSPFKRQLSLRMNELPSTMQRKSDFPMKNTVPELEGEGDSISSLCTQITSAFSGPPEDPFSQAPMPRPASSPQSPGAPAGAQPVNGSEPLFHPSTANHPAMAPPLPARDTNPWAEAPASSSSTHPGGDWTTPVIVAPPSAAASPSHHSHRRTPSEADRWLEEVTKSVRAPQPASSHTSQNLLAPNPPAFSATPFPAPMPVASAAPVAFMPAVPLAVPLLPPRQPSYQTPAPYPMSNGLSYGQPSVPVVGITPSQMVANVFGSATQPQAYPVTQYDPAQHAVGVPFINPPQVPLQPPNGSLAFNGVAGDGWAPPSLPPPSSPAPPLPPQPAADPFEAKWAALESRSRQRTTPSPTNPFSTELHQTFEIQL
- the numb gene encoding protein numb homolog isoform X5, yielding MNKLRQSFRRKKDVYVPESSRPHQWQTDEEAVRSGKCSFAVKYLGHVEVEESRGMHICEDAVKRLKTDRKFFKGFFTKAGKKAVRAVLWVSADGLRVVDDKTKDLILDQTIEKVSFCAPDRNFERAFSYICRDGTTRRWICHCFMAIKDSGERLSHAVGCAFAACLERKQKREKECGVTATFDANRTTFTREGSFRVTTATEAAEREEVMRQLQDKKAENHVNSSVPVTSGPSVGVVNQAVTPLTGPPSPPSSSPPLGPSTHGPQVIPRRHAPVETLARQGSFRGFPALNNKSSPFKRQLSLRMNELPSTMQRKSDFPMKNTVPELEGEGDSISSLCTQITSAFSGPPEDPFSQAPMPRPASSPQSPGAPAGAQPGGDWTTPVIVAPPSAAASPSHHSHRRTPSEADRWLEEVTKSVRAPQPASSHTSQNLLAPNPPAFSATPFPAPMPVASAAPVAFMPAVPLAVPLLPPRQPSYQTPAPYPMSNGLSYGQPSVPVVGITPSQMVANVFGSATQPQAYPVTQYDPAQHAVGVPFINPPQVPLQPPNGSLAFNGVAGDGWAPPSLPPPSSPAPPLPPQPAADPFEAKWAALESRSRQRTTPSPTNPFSTELHQTFEIQL
- the numb gene encoding protein numb homolog isoform X2; the protein is MNKLRQSFRRKKDVYVPESSRPHQWQTDEEAVRSGKCSFAVKYLGHVEVEESRGMHICEDAVKRLKTAGKKAVRAVLWVSADGLRVVDDKTKDLILDQTIEKVSFCAPDRNFERAFSYICRDGTTRRWICHCFMAIKDSGERLSHAVGCAFAACLERKQKREKECGVTATFDANRTTFTREGSFRVTTATEAAEREEVMRQLQDKKAENHVNSSVPVTSGPSVGVVNQAVTPLTGPPSPPSSSPPLGPSTHGPQVIPRRHAPVETLARQGSFRGFPALNNKSSPFKRQLSLRMNELPSTMQRKSDFPMKNTVPELEGEGDSISSLCTQITSAFSGPPEDPFSQAPMPRPASSPQSPGAPAGAQPDNQDMLACTTRTTTTSSLLSATLFAPRSAVVNGSEPLFHPSTANHPAMAPPLPARDTNPWAEAPASSSSTHPGGDWTTPVIVAPPSAAASPSHHSHRRTPSEADRWLEEVTKSVRAPQPASSHTSQNLLAPNPPAFSATPFPAPMPVASAAPVAFMPAVPLAVPLLPPRQPSYQTPAPYPMSNGLSYGQPSVPVVGITPSQMVANVFGSATQPQAYPVTQYDPAQHAVGVPFINPPQVPLQPPNGSLAFNGVAGDGWAPPSLPPPSSPAPPLPPQPAADPFEAKWAALESRSRQRTTPSPTNPFSTELHQTFEIQL
- the numb gene encoding protein numb homolog isoform X1; translated protein: MNKLRQSFRRKKDVYVPESSRPHQWQTDEEAVRSGKCSFAVKYLGHVEVEESRGMHICEDAVKRLKTDRKFFKGFFTKAGKKAVRAVLWVSADGLRVVDDKTKDLILDQTIEKVSFCAPDRNFERAFSYICRDGTTRRWICHCFMAIKDSGERLSHAVGCAFAACLERKQKREKECGVTATFDANRTTFTREGSFRVTTATEAAEREEVMRQLQDKKAENHVNSSVPVTSGPSVGVVNQAVTPLTGPPSPPSSSPPLGPSTHGPQVIPRRHAPVETLARQGSFRGFPALNNKSSPFKRQLSLRMNELPSTMQRKSDFPMKNTVPELEGEGDSISSLCTQITSAFSGPPEDPFSQAPMPRPASSPQSPGAPAGAQPDNQDMLACTTRTTTTSSLLSATLFAPRSAVVNGSEPLFHPSTANHPAMAPPLPARDTNPWAEAPASSSSTHPGGDWTTPVIVAPPSAAASPSHHSHRRTPSEADRWLEEVTKSVRAPQPASSHTSQNLLAPNPPAFSATPFPAPMPVASAAPVAFMPAVPLAVPLLPPRQPSYQTPAPYPMSNGLSYGQPSVPVVGITPSQMVANVFGSATQPQAYPVTQYDPAQHAVGVPFINPPQVPLQPPNGSLAFNGVAGDGWAPPSLPPPSSPAPPLPPQPAADPFEAKWAALESRSRQRTTPSPTNPFSTELHQTFEIQL